Proteins from one Sabethes cyaneus chromosome 2, idSabCyanKW18_F2, whole genome shotgun sequence genomic window:
- the LOC128735360 gene encoding senecionine N-oxygenase-like has translation MDPRRPKYCIIGAGAGGLTSARHAADTGAEVMVFEQTNQIGGTWVYTDQTGRDANGVPIHTSMYRGLRSNIPKQTMGFPDSDIQSEFSYVRQEEVLKWLLDYADEHKIWESIRLEHQVVRVCPQSGGDRQWEVIVKDLRDEKFETIEFDFVMVCNGHYSHPKIPEYPGKADFGGVQMHSHDYRCAESFKGEDILLVGAGYSASDIAIATSKVANSVTVSHYKTQNASFTPSVQVKPAIARLTPTGIVFEDNSELKCSVIIYCTGYQYSFPFLSLDCGIYVEENHVQPLYKHLINIKYPSMALLGIPFYVCPTQMMDLQARFCVQFFTGRKTFPSGEEMLNDTAADVEERRRRGLQKKSMHKLEGDLQIRYYEDLAQTAGIEPLKPIVMKLFEECMRRRAEDLLHYRDDIFEVINDEHFRTVSC, from the coding sequence ATGGACCCGAGAAGACCGAAATATTGCATCATTGGTGCCGGGGCAGGCGGATTAACCAGCGCCAGACATGCCGCAGATACGGGAGCCGAGGTGATGGTGTTCGAGCAGACCAACCAAATCGGAGGAACCTGGGTGTATACGGACCAAACCGGAAGGGACGCGAATGGAGTGCCCATCCACACGAGCATGTATCGCGGGCTGCGTTCGAATATACCGAAACAAACCATGGGCTTCCCGGACTCGGATATTCAGTCGGAATTTTCCTACGTGCGACAAGAGGAGGTGCTGAAATGGTTGCTGGATTATGCGGATGAGCATAAAATTTGGGAATCTATCAGGCTGGAGCATCAGGTGGTACGAGTTTGTCCCCAGTCCGGTGGGGACCGCCAGTGGGAGGTTATTGTGAAGGATTTACgtgatgaaaaatttgaaacgATCGAGTTTGATTTCGTTATGGTTTGCAATGGACACTACTCGCACCCCAAGATTCCTGAGTATCCGGGCAAAGCTGATTTCGGAGGAGTTCAAATGCATAGTCATGATTACCGATGTGCAGAAAGTTTCAAAGGAGAAGACATACTGTTGGTTGGTGCCGGTTACAGTGCTTCCGATATTGCGATTGCCACCTCAAAGGTGGCAAACAGCGTGACAGTTAGCCACTACAAAACGCAGAATGCTAGTTTTACGCCTTCGGTTCAAGTTAAGCCAGCCATTGCTCGGCTGACACCAACAGGAATTGTATTTGAGGATAATTCTGAACTCAAATGTTCGGTTATTATTTACTGTACCGGGTACCAATACTCATTCCCTTTTCTAAGTTTGGACTGTGGAATTTACGTTGAGGAAAATCACGTGCAACCGTTGTACAAACATCTAATCAACATCAAGTATCCTTCGATGGCGCTGCTTGGGATTCCGTTTTACGTTTGTCCAACCCAGATGATGGATCTGCAGGCTCGATTTTGTGTGCAATTTTTCACGGGAAGGAAAACTTTTCCCTCCGGTGAAGAAATGTTGAACGACACGGCAGCAGATGTCGAGGAACGTCGTCGTCGGGGTTTGCAGAAGAAGTCGATGCACAAACTGGAAGGTGACCTGCAGATTAGATATTACGAGGATCTAGCTCAGACAGCGGGCATTGAACCACTGAAGCCAATAGTGATGAAACTGTTCGAAGAATGTATGAGACGACGGGCTGAAGATCTGCTGCACTATCGGGACGATATCTTTGAGGTTATCAACGATGAACATTTTAGGACGGTTTCCTGTTAA
- the LOC128737205 gene encoding senecionine N-oxygenase-like yields MNTHQRSRYCVIGAGVAGVSAGKCVLQAGGDVVIFEQTAQLGGTWVYTDATGKDSNGLPIHSSMYEGLWTNLPKEIMGFPDYEMPQQRRSYIHSSEVLKFIQNYANHFEVDKHIRFEHSVEEVKLTNTNKWEVRVKDLARDETETMIFDFVLVCNGHYFNPATPEVEGRKRFKGIQLHSHEYRKPELFKNRNVLIIGSGPSGKDLVFAAAAHANTVYFSHHVPDKLKDMLFPSNVIQAPDVTRLHESQVEFKDGSCHPVDLILYCTGYRYNFPFLHESCGIEVDSNWVKPLYKQVLNINHPTMAFIGIPYYVCTTLMFDLQSRFVMEYYSGRRELPSRLEMQADHDAEMAGRWARGLHKRQAHMLGGVSQAEYYDDLAATAGIEPIPPVMTKMHIASNRRKNEDLSNYRNDVFRVLDAESFEIVYDEQLAGRGK; encoded by the exons ATG AATACCCATCAACGGTCGCGCTACTGTGTAATTGGCGCCGGCGTTGCCGGAGTCAGTGCCGGCAAGTGTGTCCTGCAAGCCGGTGGGGATGTGGTGATTTTTGAGCAAACCGCCCAGCTCGGTGGTACCTGGGTTTACACCGATGCCACCGGCAAGGACAGCAATGGACTGCCGATCCACAGCAGTATGTACGAGGGGTTGTGGACAAACCTGCCTAAGGAGATTATGGGATTTCCAGATTATGAGATGCCACAGCAACGGCGGTCTTACATACACTCTAGTGAGGTTCTAAAATTCATACAAAATTATGCAAATCATTTCGAAGTAGATAAGCACATACGGTTCGAGCATTCGGTCGAGGAGGTGAAACTAACGAACACAAATAAGTGGGAAGTTCGAGTCAAAGATTTAGCTCGAGATGAAACGGAAACAATGATCTTCGATTTTGTATTGGTTTGCAATGGTCATTATTTTAATCCTGCGACACCGGAAGTTGAAGGGCGGAAGCGCTTCAAAGGCATTCAACTACACAGTCACGAATATCGTAAACCAGAGCTGTTCAAAAACCGCAATGTCCTTATCATTGGATCCGGTCCCAGCGGGAAAGATCTGGTTTTCGCTGCAGCTGCTCACgctaacacggtttattttagtCACCACGTACCAGATAAGCTAAAGGATATGCTGTTTCCTTCAAACGTGATACAAGCACCGGATGTAACTCGGCTTCACGAGTCCCAGGTTGAGTTTAAGGACGGATCCTGTCACCCGGTCGATCTAATCTTATACTGCACAGGTTATCGCTACAACTTTCCATTCTTGCACGAATCATGTGGCATCGAAGTCGATAGCAACTGGGTTAAACCACTGTACAAACAAGTGCTGAATATCAATCATCCCACAATGGCATTCATCGGCATTCCATACTACGTCTGTACTACGCTAATGTTTGACCTACAGTCGCGCTTCGTTATGGAATACTATTCCGGCAGAAGGGAGCTTCCATCCCGGCTGGAGATGCAGGCCGATCACGATGCCGAAATGGCAGGTCGATGGGCCCGTGGTTTGCATAAACGTCAGGCGCACATGTTGGGTGGCGTTAGTCAGGCCGAGTATTACGACGATCTGGCCGCAACGGCAGGTATTGAACCGATTCCACCGGTAATGACCAAGATGCACATCGCGAGCAATCGACGGAAGAACGAAGATCTGAGCAACTATCGGAACGATGTGTTTCGAGTGCTGGATGCGGAGAGTTTCGAGATTGTCTACGATGAACAGCTGGCCGGTCGCGGGAAGTGA